In Oryza sativa Japonica Group chromosome 3, ASM3414082v1, one DNA window encodes the following:
- the LOC4333886 gene encoding coatomer subunit alpha-2: MLTKFETKSNRVKGLSFHPRRPWILASLHSGVIQMWDYRMGTLLDRFDEHDGPVRGVHFHATQPLFVSGGDDYKIKVWNYKTHRCLFTLHGHLDYIRTVQFHHECPWIVSASDDQTIRIWNWQSRTCVAVLTGHNHYVMCASFHPKEDLVVSASLDQTVRVWDISALRKKSVSPADDILRLTQMNTDLFGGVDAVVKYVLEGHDRGVNWASFHPTLPLIVSGADDRQVKIWRMNDTKAWEVDTLRGHMNNVSCVMFHAKQDIIVSNSEDKSIRIWDATKRTGIQTFRREHDRFWILSAHPEMNLLAAGHDSGMIVFKLERERPAFSVSGDTVFYVKDRFLRFFEFTTQKEVQLAPIRRPGSVSLNQSPKTLSYSPTENAVLICSDVDGGSYELYIVPKDSAGRADYLQDAKKGAGGSAVFVARNRFAVLEKSSNQVLVRNLKNEIVKKSPLPIATDAIYYAGTGSLLCKAEDRVTIFDLQQRLILGELQAPSVKYVVWSSDMESVALLSKHAVVIANKKLVHRCTLHETIRVKSGAWDENGVFIYTTLNHIKYCLPNGDSGIIKTLDVPIYITRVIGNNIFCLDRDGKNKLVTVDASEYIFKLALLRKRYDHVMSMIKNSQLCGQAVISYLQQKGFPEVALHFVKDEKTRFNLALESGNIQIAVASAKEIDDKDHWYRLGIEALRQGNVGIVEYAYQRTKNFERLAFLYLITGYMDKVGFMCKIAGQNNNLMGQFHNALYLGDAMKRVEILENAGQLPLAYITATTHGLTEIADRLAAELGENIPSLPEGKARSLLIPPAPLTASGDWPLLRVMRGIFEGGLDATGKAELEEDDEAAGADWGDEGLDIVDASEAMANGGDGFDAEEGEANEEDGEEGGWDLEDLELLPEAETPKNAGNARSAVFVAPPPGMPVSLIWTQKSSLAGEHAAAGNFDTAMRLLSRQLGIKNFAPLKPLFLDLHMGSHSYLHALATAPIIPVAVEKGWSESASPNVRGPPALVFTFPQMEDRLKAAYKATTDGKFPEALRQFLSILHTIPLIVVDSRREVDEVKELIEIVREYVLGLRMELKRKELRDDVNRQQELAAYFTNCKLQRVHMRLVLGSAMGLCYKQKNFATAEHFARMLLENNPNEAQARRARQVQQQCSGKKDSSELNYDYRNPFVVCGATYVPIYRGQKDVSCPYCGSRFVPSIEGQLCTICELAVVGADASGLVCSPTQLR; this comes from the exons GTGATGATTACAAGATTAAGGTATGGAATTACAAGACACACCGTTGCCTCTTCACGCTTCATGGCCACCTTGACTACATTCGCACGGTGCAATTCCACCACGAGTGCCCGTGGATCGTAAGTGCCAGTGATGACCAGACAATCCGGATCTGGAACTGGCAGTCACGCACATGTGTGGCTGTGCTCACTGGGCATAACCATTATGTCATGTGTGCATCTTTCCACCCTAAGGAGGATCTGGTTGTTTCAGCATCTCTTGATCAGACTGTCCGTGTCTGGGATATTAGTGCTTTGAGGAAGAAGTCAGTGTCACCTGCGGATGACATCCTGCGTCTCACCCAGATGAACACAGATCTGTTTGGAGGTGTTGACGCGGTTGTAAAATATGTGTTGGAAGGGCATGATCGTGGGGTCAACTGGGCTTCATTTCATCCCACGTTGCCACTAATTGTTTCTGGGGCAGATGATCGGCAAGTGAAGATATGGAGAATGAATG ACACCAAGGCTTGGGAAGTTGATACTTTGCGGGGGCACATGAATAACGTGTCCTGTGTGATGTTCCATGCAAAGCAAGACATCATAGTGTCCAACTCAGAGGACAAAAGCATTCGCATCTGGGATGCCACAAAGCGAACCGGTATTCAAACGTTCAGGCGGGAGCATGATCGTTTCTGGATTCTTTCTGCTCACCCTGAGATGAATCTTCTTGCCGCTGgtcatgacagtggtatgattgTGTTTAAATTGGAGAGGGAACGTCCAGCTTTCTCTGTGAGTGGAGATACTGTTTTCTATGTGAAGGACCGTTTTCTTCGTTTTTTTGAATTCACCACACAGAAGGAAGTTCAGCTTGCTCCAATAAGAAGACCTGGATCAGTGAGCTTGAACCAGTCACCCAAGACACTATCTTACAGTCCAACTGAAAATGCTGTCCTGATTTGCTCTGATGTGGATGGAGGCTCATACGAACTCTACATTGTTCCCAAGGATTCTGCTGGCAGGGCTGACTATTTGCAGGATGCAAAGAAGGGGGCTGGTGGGTCAGCTGTTTTCGTGGCACGCAACAGGTTTGCAGTCCTTGAGAAGAGTAGCAATCAAGTTTTGGTGAGGAATCTTAAGAACGAAATTGTAAAGAAAAGCCCTCTTCCTATTGCCACGGATGCAATTTATTATGCTGGGACTGGTAGCTTGCTGTGCAAAGCCGAAGACCGAGTGACCATCTTTGATCTGCAGCAAAGGTTAATTCTTGGCGAGCTCCAGGCACCTTCTGTTAAATATGTTGTTTGGTCGAGTGATATGGAATCTGTCGCACTGCTGAGCAAGCATGCGGTGGTTATAGCAAACAAGAAGCTCGTCCATCGCTGTACACTGCACGAAACCATTCGTGTGAAAAGTGGTGCCTGGGATGAGAATGGTGTGTTTATTTACACTACCCTGAATCATATCAAGTATTGCCTTCCCAATGGAGATAGTGGAATTATTAAAACCCTCGATGTTCCTATATACATAACAAGGGTTATTGGGAACAATATATTCTGTCTAGATCGTGATGGTAAGAACAAGCTGGTCACAGTTGATGCATCTGAGTACATTTTCAAGCTGGCCCTTCTACGCAAACGGTATGATCATGTGATGAGTATGATCAAGAATTCCCAGCTGTGTGGGCAAGCTGTGATTTCTTATTTACAACAGAAAGGCTTTCCAGAAGTTGCCCTCCACTTTGTGAAAGATGAGAAGACAAGATTTAACCTTGCTCTTGAGAGTGGTAACATCCAAATCGCAGTTGCTTCTGCAAAAGAGATTGATGACAAGGATCACTGGTACAGGTTGGGAATTGAGGCCCTGAGGCAGGGAAATGTTGGTATTGTGGAATATGCATACCAACGTACGAAGAATTTTGAGAGGCTTGCTTTCCTATATCTTATTACTGGTTACATGGACAAGGTGGGGTTCATGTGCAAAATTGCTGGACAGAACAATAACCTGATGGGTCAATTCCACAATGCTCTGTATCTTGGTGATGCTATGAAGAGAGTTGAGATCCTAGAGAATGCTGGACAGCTACCTCTTGCCTATATTACTGCTACCACCCATGGGCTCACAGAAATTGCTGATAGGCTTGCCGCTGAGCTGGGTGAAAATATTCCTTCTCTTCCTGAAGGAAAAGCTCGCTCTCTTTTGATCCCCCCTGCTCCTCTCACAGCCAGTGGTGATTGGCCATTGCTTCGGGTGATGCGTGGTATCTTTGAGGGTGGACTGGATGCTACTGGGAAGGCTGAACTTGAGGAAGACGATGAAGCTGCTGGTGCTGACTGGGGTGATGAGGGCCTGGATATTGTTGATGCAAGCGAAGCGATGGCGAATGGTGGTGACGGTTTTGATGCTGAGGAGGGTGAAGCAAATGAGGAGGATGGCGAGGAAGGTGGTTGGGACCTAGAAGATCTGGAACTTCTGCCTGAAGCAGAGACCCCAAAAAATGCTGGCAATGCACGCTCAGCGGTCTTCGTTGCTCCTCCACCAGGCATGCCTGTCAGCCTGATTTGGACTCAGAAATCTTCTCTTGCTGGGGAGCATGCAGCAGCAGGGAACTTTGACACTGCAATGAGGTTGCTTAGTCGCCAGTTGGGCATAAAAAACTTTGCTCCCCTCAAGCCCCTGTTTCTTGATCTGCACATGGGCAGCCACTCATATCTTCATGCACTTGCAACTGCCCCCATCATACCAGTTGCTGTTGAGAAAGGTTGGAGCGAGTCTGCAAGTCCTAATGTGAGAGGCCCTCCTGCACTTGTTTTCACCTTCCCACAAATGGAAGACAGACTCAAGGCTGCCTATAAGGCCACCACAGATGGTAAGTTCCCAGAAGCCCTGAGGCAGTTCCTTAGCATCTTGCATACCATCCCTCTTATCGTGGTAGACTCGAGGAGGGAAGTGGATGAAGTGAAAGAGTTGATCGAGATTGTGAGGGAGTATGTTCTTGGCCTGAGGATGGAACTTAAGAGGAAGGAGTTGAGAGATGATGTCAACCGCCAACAAGAATTGGCTGCTTATTTCACTAACTGCAAGCTTCAGAGAGTTCATATGAGGCTTGTGCTTGGAAGCGCTATGGGTCTGTGCTACAAGCAAAAGAACTTCGCTACTGCAGAGCACTTTGCAAGGATGCTTCTGGAGAACAACCCTAATGAGGCCCAGGCAAGGAGGGCTCGACAGGTGCAGCAGCAGTGCAGTGGCAAGAAGGATAGCTCTGAGCTGAACTATGACTACAGAAATCCATTTGTTGTCTGTGGCGCCACATA